The DNA segment ACTTCGGTGGATCGCGACGACCTGCCGGACGGCGGGGCGAGCCACTACGCCGCGGTGGTCCGCGAGATCAAGCGCCAATGTCCAGGCACGGCGGTCGAGGCTCTGACACCGGACTTCCAGGGCAGGCTCGAGCACGTACAGCTCGTCCTGGACTCCGGCGTGGTGGTCTACGCCCAGAACCTCGAGACGGTGCGGCGCCTGACCCACCCGGTGCGCGACCCCAGGGCGGGCTACGAGCAGACCCTGGAGGTTTTGGCGTACGCCAAGGGGGCCCGCCCCGACCTCCTCACCAAGACCAGCCTGATGCTCGGCTTGGGCGAAACCGAGGAGGAGATCCTGGAAGCGATGGACGATCTGCGCGCCGCGCACGTCGACATCGTCACCTTCGGCCAGTACCTGCGCCCGACGCCCTCGCACCTGCCGGTGGTGCGCTTCGTGCCGCCCGAGGACTTTGCTCGCTACCGCCGGTGGGGCCTCGACAAGGGTTTC comes from the Deinococcota bacterium genome and includes:
- a CDS encoding lipoyl synthase, with the protein product TSVDRDDLPDGGASHYAAVVREIKRQCPGTAVEALTPDFQGRLEHVQLVLDSGVVVYAQNLETVRRLTHPVRDPRAGYEQTLEVLAYAKGARPDLLTKTSLMLGLGETEEEILEAMDDLRAAHVDIVTFGQYLRPTPSHLPVVRFVPPEDFARYRRWGLDKGFLEVVSGPLVRSSYRAERALEKNNVGLGG